Below is a genomic region from Mucilaginibacter auburnensis.
GGCGGCGTTGCAACGTATTGCCAATCAAAACATCATTTTAAAACACATTGAACGCCCTACACCTTTCGCGTTCCCAATAATGGTTGACAGCCTTGGTCGTGAACGCCTAACCACCGAGAGCCTGGAAGACCGCATTGCCAAAATGGCCCGGCAATATGGCGCCGAAGGTTTTGGATCAGCAGATACCAAAAGAGCGAGAAAACCCGGTGTTACCAGAAAACGAGGGTTGTAAACAGGGCGGCTCAGAACCGGGGTGAGCCACCAAGAGCCAAGGTGAGCCACCTTGGCCAGGGTGAGCCACCTTGGGCACTTTCATCAATAATTATTTTGTGCCAGCGGCGGAGGGTTGTCTAAACGTTTTTTAAAGTAGTCGTCCCAACTGCGTTGCTGCGCGCGGTTTTGCATGTGTTGTGTTCCGGTTTCGTATTCTGTATTCAGTTGTTTGTACTTGGCATCAATAGTATCAAACAAACGCATGGCCTCAGCTTTGTAGTTAGCTGTAAAACGGGTACGGTTAATTTGCCGTAGTAGCTCCTGTTGTTCCAGGTAGGCAATCAGGTAATGCCCCTGCTCATGGTTCAACACTTCATCCATCATGGCTTTTGATATAATGTTTCGGGTGTCCAGCCAGCAGCGGTCGCGGTTAATTAACAGATTTACCGTTGCATATAAACTATAATAACCACCTCTGTCTGGATAAGCACGGTAGCTAAAATCAATGGTGCAATTGGTGTAGGCTACATGGCCCATCATACGCGGACGGGGGACGCCCTGAAAATCTGAAGGAGTTAATTGATGGAACCCCTGGGCCTTCGCCTTGTTACCCACTATAATCATTAAGGCGATGGCCAGGGCCATCCTCACTATACCACCTCTCATCAAAAACTAAAATTCTTTAAACTATGTGGTTTTGACTGGAAGTGATGGTGTGGGTTTAATGGAATTAGTTGTTAATTTTATGATTCATCACTAACACTTACAACGCGGCCTGTCAAGTTCGGGATTGCTTCGTTCCTCGCAAAGACGGTGGGGTAGTTAAGTTGTCAAATTACGCGTCATTGCGAGGAACGAAGCAATCTCACGTTGATAGTTTGCCGTTATGCATATTCCACAATTGCCCAATAACACAATAACAAGCAAAATAGCAAAGGCCCGATTCTACAAATCAAGCACTTTACTTTCGCCTTAAACCTTTTACCTTAATTACAGCCCCTTCACAAACTCAGCCATTGCCGCGCCCGGGTTTTCCTGTTTCATAAAGTTTTCGCCAATTAAAAAACCGTTAAAGCCAGCCTGCTTAAGTTCTCTGATAACTTTTGTGTTGCTGATGGCACTTTCGGATATTTTCATGAACTCAGCCGGGATATGGTCGGCTAATTGGAATGATGTATCAACTGATACGGTAAAATCGGCCAGGTTACGGTTGTTCACACCTATTGCATCCAATTTAGGATGAATACTACGTTGTAACTCTTCCATGTTATGCACTTCCAGCAATACATTTAAGCCTAAACTTTTTGCCAGGGTTGCCAGTGTATCAATTTCTACCGGTGTAAGTATGGCGGCAATTAATAAAACAATATCTGCTCCCCATGCCTTAGCTTCCAATAACTGATACTCATCTATCATAAAATCTTTACGAAGGATCGGTATATGATTAACAGCACGTGCATTCAAAATGTCTATCTGCGTGCCCATAAAAAAATCGGTATCGGTCAGCACCGACAATGCCGAAGCTCCCGCAGCTGCGTAGCCGGTTGTTACCTCTTCAACACTTACCCTGTCGTTTATAATTCCTTTTGATGGAGATCTGCGCTTGAACTCTGCTATTATACCTGTGCGGGTTGGGTCAAGCAAAAACTGCTTAAAAGAATAGGTTTCCCTGCCAAACAACGGCGAGTTCTCCAGTTCCTGAACGCTGATCTTTGCTTTAGCTTCTGCTATTTCCTCGCGTTTACGAACAACAATTTTATCTAATATGGTTTGCCCTTGAACAGGGTATGTTGGAATGCTCATTTGAGATCAAAGATAGTGCTTTGCCTTGTAATTAAGTATCAATCAAAACATCCTTCCTTGGGGAAGGGTGCGGCTGCCAGTGAAGTGGCGGGAAGGGTTTAGCCCGGCGGACAAACCCCTCCCTACCCTCCCGGGGGAGGGGTTGCTTTTAAAACTATGGGGCGTTACTTCGTTACCAACTCCCCACGCAATGCTAACCAATTCTGCATCATCTCTTTACCATACTCTGTAAGAATTGACTCAGGGTGAAACTGCACGCCGCGTACATCATAAAATTTATGGCGCAGTGCCATAGCTGAGTTATCGCGCTCATCAACAGCGGTAATGGTCAGTACATCGGGCAGGTTATTTTCATCAACTACCCACGAGTGGTAACGGCCTACCTTAAATTCATGTGGCAAACCTTGGAAAAGTTGCTCATGCTCATCAGTAACCTTTATCGGCGTAGCAATACCATGCATAGGCTGTTTCAGATTGTACAAACTACCTCCAAATGCCTCTGCAATGGCCTGCTGACCTAAGCACACGCCAAAAATGCTTTTGGTAGCTGCATATATTTTTATCACATCCAGCAATAAACCAGCTTCTGATGGAATGCCCGGACCTGGTGAAAGTATGATCTTATCAAAAGCATCAACATCCTCCAGTTTAAATTTATCATTTCTCCATACCTCGCACTGCATACCAATTTCGTTAACCAAATGCACCAGGTTGTAGGTAAACGAATCGTAATTATCTATAATTAAAATCTTGCCCGCCGATGCCTTAACAGGGTTAGAAGCCTGTGTCTGTCCTTGTTCACTCATAATAATATCTTGTACGTTTTAATCAATTTGTTTGTTCCCTTCAGGGATTAGTGGTTATAGCTCTTCTGCCAGTTCAATTGCTTTGCGCAAGGCCGCTATTTTATTGTTTACTTCGTTTAATTCGCTTTCTGCTACTGATCCTGCTACTATACCCGCACCTGCCTGATAATGCAGCGTATTGTTTTTACTTAGAAAAGAGCGGATCATGATGGCATGGTTAAAATCTCCGTTGAAACCCAGGTAACCAATAGCGCCGCTATAAAAACTGCGCTTTATGTTCTCGTTCTCGTCAATAATTTCCATAGCGCGGTATTTTGGCGCGCCGCTTAGCGTGCCCGCCGGGAACGTATCTGCAACCACTTTAAAGGTTGGCACATCAGGCTGTAACTGGCCGCTCACCATTGATACCAGGTGAATTAAATGCGAGTAGTACTGAACCTCTTTAAAAGCCTTCACTTCCACATGGTCGCAATGGCGACTCAGGTCGTTACGTGCAAGGTCAACCAACATTACGTGTTCTGCTGATTCCTTTGCATCATTCTTCAAATTCATGGCTATTTCGGCATCCTTTATATCGTCGCCACTGCGTTTAAATGTACCGGCTATAGGGTAAATAGTTGCGCGGCGCTCTTTAATGGTGATCTGCGCCTCGGGAGATGAGCCGAATATTCTAAAATCGCCAAAGTCAAAATAGAACAAATAAGGCGATGGGTTGATAGAACGTAACGCACGGTAAACATTGAACTCATCGCCGATAAATTTCTTGGAAAAAGCACGCGACGGTACGATCTGAAAAACATCGCCGCGATAAATGTGCTGCTTCATTTTCTCCACTATAGCTATAAAGCCCTGGTCGCTCAGGTTAGATTTTTCTTCGCCATCGCTCCTGAAACTGTATTCAGGGAAGTTTTTATTTTTAATGAGATCTTCAATACGGCTTATACCAACATCCTGCGTGTCGCCTTCCGTTGAGTTCAGGAAAATATATAACTCATTTTTAAAGTGATCTATCGCAATGATGTAACGGTAAAGATGGTATTGCATTACCGGTATTTTGCGGGTGGTATCGTCGCTCTTTTTTAGTTTAATGGTTTCAAAATGCTCAACGGCCTCATGCGTAAAGTAACCAAACAAACCATTTGATGTTATTTTAAGCGGAAGCGTTGTTGTTTCAAAGCTGCCCAAAAAGTTGCTTATCTGGTCTATTAACTCAAAACTGCCCTCTTTCAGTTCTTCTTTAACGCCATCCGGGTAGCTTTTGCTAAGCGTGCCATCATTTAATTGCAAACCTGCAAAGGGCTGGCAGCAAACAAAGCTCAGGCTGTTCTCCCTGCTGTGGTAATCAGAACTCTCTAACAGCAGCGAATTGGGGAAAACATCGCGCAGGCGGAGGTATATGCTAACAGGCGTAGTAGTATCGGCAAGTAGCTTTTTGTAAGTGGTGGTAATTTTAAACTTTTTCATTTAGTATTTTCAATATTGTGTAAAACAAAAAACCCGGCAGAGGAGGACTCGCCGGGTTTTTGTATAGGTTTACAATTGATTAGTCTTGCTGATCAAACGAGACTCCGGCTGCCCAATTTAATGAGTGCCACCAGAAGTTTCTATTGTTGTTTTTGATCATTGTGGTCACAAAAATATAAAGAATTTTAATATAGCAAAATATTTATTCGTTTTTTTTAGTTGGTACCAAACAAACCACGGCCACTTTGCAATATGGCAGCTACGATCACTAAAAGTGCTAACGAGTAATAAATAGCTATCGCACGAAATTTACCATCATGCAACACCGTTTTTTTAGCGCGGCTATGGCCAACAGTAATCAGTACAATAGCAAAAAGCATCATTACTAAGTGTTCCATTGTCCAATAGCGCAAGGTAGTATCTTTCATAGTAACACTGGTAAATTGAACATACGGACTAACAAAGTACAGTATCAAGCCTATCAAAAACTGAGTATGGGCAGATATCATGGCAAACAAGTTTAGCTTACGGTTACCCTCGCTGTATTCGCGTTTACCTAACCACCCTGCAAATGCAACCAATATGGCTGCCACCAGCATCACCATTACTACATACCTGAAACCGGAATGCAGATGTAATAAGAAATTGTACATAACTGAAAATTTTGTGCAATATACGAAGCGGTAGTTAAAACTGTTAATAATTTATATTGCTACAAAATGCAGATAGTAGTAGTTATTCGTCACTTAACACTATTAGGTTACTTCCCAGTTGCTCCACAAAAGCCTCCAATAACTTGCTCCGTTTTTTCGGTTCCAAGCCGCTCAGGTCGTGTTCATCTAAACTTATCAGGTCGGTAATTTTAAATTTGTTGGTGCGACCCTCTTTCACTATTTCGCCTTCAAAAACCGCTTCGCGCTTTACGGCTTTTAGTTCGGATATGAGTTTTTTGTAGGTTTTGCTTGCATCGTTTTTATCGCCGTTAACCAGCATAACTTCTTTACCGGTGTATGCAGTAAAGTACTGATCTTCCTCTTCTTCAGCGGTTTCGCTGTTATCAAATTCTTTTACCTTATGCTGTTTGGGTAAAGCCTTTGCCTTACCCTCCTTGTTATTCTTCATCTTCTTAACAGCATCAGGCACTAAATTCTCACTGTCAAAATCATCAACGGCAAATTCGTCGCGGTGCTTAATAAGCAGCCAGGCGTTATCATCTTTAGGATTTTTGATCTTCACTAAAGCGAACTCGCCTTTTAAAATATCGCCATCCAGCCTGAACTTTAAATTGCCCGATTTTAAACCCGCCCGTAATTGCGTTATATCATCCTTCCTATCGTCGGCCAGCGACGTGTACGTTCCTTTATCCCATATAATAACTACCCCCGCACCATAATTACCATTCGGGATAATACCTTCAAAATGCTGGTAGTCTATAGGGTGGTCTTCCACCATCATGGCAAGACGTTTATCATTAGGGTTAAGCGACGGGCCCTTGGGCACTGCCCAGCTTTTCAGCGTACCATCCAGTTCCAATCTGAAATCATAATGAAGCCGCGAAGCATGGTGACGCTGTATCACAAAACTTAAATTTTTACTATCGCTTTTACCACCCTTGGGTTCGCTGGTTTGTTTAAAATCGCGCTTTTTTACATAGGTTTCCAGGCCCATAAGTTACGCTCCTTTCTTTGTTAAACTGGCCATTAATTGATCGTACAGGTCATCGCTGCCTGTTTTCTTAGGCGTAAGCTTTTTAACCTTGGCACGTTTGCCTTTGGCCTTTGCTTTTATTATATTAAGTAATGATTCAGTATAGTCATCTTTAAATTTAGATACATCAAACTTTTCGGCGTATTGTTCAATCAGCGTTAAACCCATATCCAACTCTTTTTTGCTGATGGTTACCTTATCGCCAACCTTCAAATCTTCGGTGCTGCGAATCTGCTGTCCGAATCTTATGCGGGTTACCACCAATACGTTATCAACCGGGTGCACTATACAAAGGCTTTCGGTGCTTCGCAGTACAAAACGTGCCAAGCCTGCCTTTTTTGATTTTGCCAAAGCCTGCAGCAGCAAAGCATACGCCTTGTTATTTTTCGTATCCGGTTCGGTATAATAGGATGTTTCGTAGAACATGGGGTTAACATCAGCGATGTCAACAAAGCTTTCAATGGTGATGATGCGGCTCTTCTCCGGCGCGGCATCTTCAAAATCGCTATCGTCCATAATTACATAATCATCGTCCAGCTTATAGCCTTTTACAATTTTATCATACGGAACTTCCTTATGCGTTTGCTCATTGACCCGCTGAAAGCGAATTCGTGAGTGGTCGCGGCTATCCAGCATGTCAAAATCCAAACTACTGGTTTGCACCGCCGAAAACAGTTTTACAGGTATGTTAACCAGTCCAAATCCAATTGAACCTTTCCAGATAGATCTCATAGTGCTTCTTTTAATGCTCCTTTATCAACTCACCCCGACTTTGCTTCGCTTGTCACCCCTCTCTGCTTCTCAAAGAGGGGAGGAAATTTATTACCTATACCCTCTTTAACCGAAGGTTAGCGAGGGTGGTCCAGCGCAGCGCAGACCGGGTGAGTAAATGTGTCGGTTGCCCATGTTACACAACTATTAAACACAACAAACAGTTTGCCATAAACCCAATCATTTCAGCAATATATTGCGCTTAAAATGTATTTTTGGCCCGATGGCAACAGGCAACAAACTTTACTTTGCATCTGATTTTCATTTAGGCGCGGGCAGTTACGAGAATAGCCGCACACGTGAGGCGCGTTTAGTACGCTGGCTGGATAGCATTAAGGCCGATGCTGCCGAGCTGTTTTTAATGGGTGATGTATTCGACTTTTGGTTTGAATACAATACAGTTATACCTAAGGGTTATGTACGCTTTATTGGCAAACTGGCCGAGTTAGCCGACTCCGGAATAAAGATCTATTTGTTTAAAGGCAACCACGATATGTGGATGTTTGGTTATTTTGAAAAGGAACTGAACGCTACAATCATCACCAATGAAATGGTAATGGAGCGCGGCGGCAAAAAATTCTTTCTTCACCACGGCGATGGGCTTGGTCCGGGCGATGGCGCTTATAAAATTCTAAAAAAGATATTCCGCAGCAAGGTTTGCCAATGGTTGTTTGAACGGCTGCATCCTAATTTAGGTGTGGGTATAGCCAATTATTGGTCGGGTAAAAGCCGTGAAGCCGGGTTGGCTAATGAGCAGCGTAAAATAGAAGAACAAAAATGGCTGGTAGAGTATAGCCACGATGTGATCAAAACCACGCCCTACAATTACCTGATATTTGGCCACCGTCACTTCCCGCTGGATATACAATTGAGCGCGGATAGCCGCTACATAAATCTGGGTGAATGGATCAACTATAACTCCTACGCCGTTTTTGATGGTGTAGAGCTTAAATTGGAAAGGTTTGAGCA
It encodes:
- a CDS encoding UDP-2,3-diacylglucosamine diphosphatase; the protein is MATGNKLYFASDFHLGAGSYENSRTREARLVRWLDSIKADAAELFLMGDVFDFWFEYNTVIPKGYVRFIGKLAELADSGIKIYLFKGNHDMWMFGYFEKELNATIITNEMVMERGGKKFFLHHGDGLGPGDGAYKILKKIFRSKVCQWLFERLHPNLGVGIANYWSGKSREAGLANEQRKIEEQKWLVEYSHDVIKTTPYNYLIFGHRHFPLDIQLSADSRYINLGEWINYNSYAVFDGVELKLERFEQQEQQQVS
- a CDS encoding DNA polymerase ligase N-terminal domain-containing protein, translating into MGLETYVKKRDFKQTSEPKGGKSDSKNLSFVIQRHHASRLHYDFRLELDGTLKSWAVPKGPSLNPNDKRLAMMVEDHPIDYQHFEGIIPNGNYGAGVVIIWDKGTYTSLADDRKDDITQLRAGLKSGNLKFRLDGDILKGEFALVKIKNPKDDNAWLLIKHRDEFAVDDFDSENLVPDAVKKMKNNKEGKAKALPKQHKVKEFDNSETAEEEEDQYFTAYTGKEVMLVNGDKNDASKTYKKLISELKAVKREAVFEGEIVKEGRTNKFKITDLISLDEHDLSGLEPKKRSKLLEAFVEQLGSNLIVLSDE
- the trpC gene encoding indole-3-glycerol phosphate synthase TrpC is translated as MSIPTYPVQGQTILDKIVVRKREEIAEAKAKISVQELENSPLFGRETYSFKQFLLDPTRTGIIAEFKRRSPSKGIINDRVSVEEVTTGYAAAGASALSVLTDTDFFMGTQIDILNARAVNHIPILRKDFMIDEYQLLEAKAWGADIVLLIAAILTPVEIDTLATLAKSLGLNVLLEVHNMEELQRSIHPKLDAIGVNNRNLADFTVSVDTSFQLADHIPAEFMKISESAISNTKVIRELKQAGFNGFLIGENFMKQENPGAAMAEFVKGL
- a CDS encoding anthranilate synthase component I family protein, producing MKKFKITTTYKKLLADTTTPVSIYLRLRDVFPNSLLLESSDYHSRENSLSFVCCQPFAGLQLNDGTLSKSYPDGVKEELKEGSFELIDQISNFLGSFETTTLPLKITSNGLFGYFTHEAVEHFETIKLKKSDDTTRKIPVMQYHLYRYIIAIDHFKNELYIFLNSTEGDTQDVGISRIEDLIKNKNFPEYSFRSDGEEKSNLSDQGFIAIVEKMKQHIYRGDVFQIVPSRAFSKKFIGDEFNVYRALRSINPSPYLFYFDFGDFRIFGSSPEAQITIKERRATIYPIAGTFKRSGDDIKDAEIAMNLKNDAKESAEHVMLVDLARNDLSRHCDHVEVKAFKEVQYYSHLIHLVSMVSGQLQPDVPTFKVVADTFPAGTLSGAPKYRAMEIIDENENIKRSFYSGAIGYLGFNGDFNHAIMIRSFLSKNNTLHYQAGAGIVAGSVAESELNEVNNKIAALRKAIELAEEL
- the ku gene encoding non-homologous end joining protein Ku; amino-acid sequence: MRSIWKGSIGFGLVNIPVKLFSAVQTSSLDFDMLDSRDHSRIRFQRVNEQTHKEVPYDKIVKGYKLDDDYVIMDDSDFEDAAPEKSRIITIESFVDIADVNPMFYETSYYTEPDTKNNKAYALLLQALAKSKKAGLARFVLRSTESLCIVHPVDNVLVVTRIRFGQQIRSTEDLKVGDKVTISKKELDMGLTLIEQYAEKFDVSKFKDDYTESLLNIIKAKAKGKRAKVKKLTPKKTGSDDLYDQLMASLTKKGA
- a CDS encoding anthranilate synthase component II: MSEQGQTQASNPVKASAGKILIIDNYDSFTYNLVHLVNEIGMQCEVWRNDKFKLEDVDAFDKIILSPGPGIPSEAGLLLDVIKIYAATKSIFGVCLGQQAIAEAFGGSLYNLKQPMHGIATPIKVTDEHEQLFQGLPHEFKVGRYHSWVVDENNLPDVLTITAVDERDNSAMALRHKFYDVRGVQFHPESILTEYGKEMMQNWLALRGELVTK
- a CDS encoding DUF922 domain-containing protein translates to MRGGIVRMALAIALMIIVGNKAKAQGFHQLTPSDFQGVPRPRMMGHVAYTNCTIDFSYRAYPDRGGYYSLYATVNLLINRDRCWLDTRNIISKAMMDEVLNHEQGHYLIAYLEQQELLRQINRTRFTANYKAEAMRLFDTIDAKYKQLNTEYETGTQHMQNRAQQRSWDDYFKKRLDNPPPLAQNNY
- a CDS encoding cytochrome B, which codes for MYNFLLHLHSGFRYVVMVMLVAAILVAFAGWLGKREYSEGNRKLNLFAMISAHTQFLIGLILYFVSPYVQFTSVTMKDTTLRYWTMEHLVMMLFAIVLITVGHSRAKKTVLHDGKFRAIAIYYSLALLVIVAAILQSGRGLFGTN